In Leuconostoc kimchii IMSNU 11154, one genomic interval encodes:
- a CDS encoding MFS transporter, with amino-acid sequence MVSSIATNKNTFNFKASILSISLVFGMGASISAVLPAIQKTLPDVSETGINLIATIPQAGVIVFLLLSNFFVKFIGIKKTILTGLLMMGISGIIPMFSESYFLILVSRFIFGAGIGIFNALAITIINLNFSGKEESKLLGFRGSMEGIGATIASLLVGALVVLGWHAVFAVYLLVFIIAIYFWKFGPDIAISDNQSSKELHSENSGTQKINFKVWILGLLLVLLVMVQIVVIIQIPRILLERHITTASVASLIVALNTFAGMFGGILFGDAYTKLGKTAFSTFLIGDAIGLIILSSATHLITAIIGTIMVGIFGSFMCIAAFNLMTNVTRPSARANANTILLLGCNVGSFTAPFGIKLMQELLSTNVASPLVGFAMTLFIVAILFFVIRNVFYTNK; translated from the coding sequence ATGGTTTCAAGTATTGCTACAAACAAAAATACATTTAATTTCAAAGCCTCAATATTAAGCATTTCCTTGGTTTTTGGTATGGGTGCTTCTATATCAGCTGTTTTACCTGCTATTCAAAAAACACTACCAGATGTGAGTGAAACTGGCATCAACTTGATTGCAACGATTCCACAAGCTGGGGTAATTGTTTTTCTACTACTATCAAACTTTTTTGTTAAATTTATTGGCATCAAAAAAACAATTCTAACCGGTTTACTGATGATGGGAATATCTGGTATTATACCAATGTTTTCTGAATCGTATTTTCTTATTTTGGTTTCCCGTTTTATTTTTGGGGCCGGCATAGGTATTTTTAACGCATTGGCAATAACAATCATCAATTTAAATTTTTCGGGTAAAGAAGAATCTAAATTGCTCGGTTTTAGAGGATCAATGGAGGGCATTGGCGCAACTATTGCAAGTCTCTTAGTCGGTGCATTGGTTGTATTAGGATGGCATGCAGTATTTGCTGTTTATCTACTCGTCTTCATAATTGCCATATATTTTTGGAAATTTGGACCTGATATTGCCATTTCTGATAACCAATCAAGCAAAGAATTACATTCAGAGAATAGTGGTACTCAAAAAATCAATTTCAAAGTTTGGATTTTAGGTCTACTCTTAGTATTGCTAGTCATGGTGCAAATTGTGGTTATTATTCAAATTCCAAGAATTTTGCTTGAACGACATATCACTACTGCAAGCGTTGCTAGTCTAATCGTTGCGTTAAATACTTTTGCAGGTATGTTTGGCGGCATTTTATTCGGTGACGCTTATACCAAATTAGGTAAAACCGCATTCTCAACATTCTTGATTGGAGATGCCATAGGACTCATAATTTTGTCTTCTGCGACTCATTTGATCACAGCTATTATTGGTACCATTATGGTTGGTATTTTTGGATCATTCATGTGTATTGCGGCCTTCAATTTGATGACCAATGTCACAAGACCCTCTGCACGGGCAAATGCTAATACGATTCTTCTGCTTGGATGTAATGTGGGATCATTTACTGCACCATTTGGAATTAAATTGATGCAAGAACTCTTATCAACAAATGTTGCCTCGCCACTTGTTGGTTTTGCAATGACTTTGTTTATTGTAGCTATTTTATTTTTTGTGATAAGAAATGTTTTTTATACTAACAAATAG
- a CDS encoding pectate lyase family protein, whose translation MTKTRHKQHIIVAFTIGITALGLTSCINAATIPTSLQKNSREVANASQGFAAGTTGGSKADAAHTYQVTNRIELLNALGNETNKTNKIIYVSGTINMNVDNNSKALTANNYANGTGYNLAAYLKAYDPSTYGKKLPTGSQETARNKAQKNQAKQVQYKIPSNTTIIGNSNAKITGGNMIINSQNVIVRNIIFENAYDFFPQWDPTDGTSGNWNSQYDNLTVTGGSHVWLDHNRFFDGTQTDNQNGSYYGREYQHHDGLVDIVNGATNVTLSYNALQNHDKSMNIGNSDSKTTDAGKLRVTMHHNRFDNLVQRQPRVRFGQVHMYNNYYSATNTSIYKFMYAFGVGKQSQIYAQNNIFDIPNLATKNIAKVFGGSNFTDSGTLLNGQKVTGIATSNKLSPASWTPQYKNMLQDPAAAKTAVISSAGPTLK comes from the coding sequence ATGACAAAAACAAGACATAAGCAACATATTATTGTTGCATTTACCATAGGCATCACAGCACTCGGCCTAACTTCTTGCATTAATGCAGCAACCATTCCTACCAGTTTGCAAAAAAATTCACGAGAGGTGGCGAACGCTTCACAAGGATTTGCTGCTGGCACAACAGGTGGTAGCAAAGCTGATGCTGCACATACTTACCAAGTAACTAATCGTATCGAATTACTTAATGCATTAGGTAATGAAACAAATAAGACAAATAAAATCATTTATGTTTCTGGTACGATAAATATGAACGTTGATAATAATAGCAAAGCTTTAACAGCTAATAACTACGCCAACGGCACAGGTTATAATCTAGCTGCTTATCTAAAAGCCTATGATCCCAGTACTTATGGTAAAAAATTACCTACTGGATCACAGGAAACGGCGCGCAATAAAGCCCAAAAAAATCAAGCTAAGCAAGTCCAATACAAGATACCGTCCAACACAACAATTATTGGTAATAGCAATGCTAAAATTACAGGCGGTAATATGATCATTAATAGTCAAAATGTCATTGTCCGTAACATCATATTTGAAAATGCTTATGATTTTTTTCCACAATGGGACCCAACTGATGGCACGAGTGGTAACTGGAATTCACAATACGATAATTTAACCGTCACTGGTGGATCACATGTCTGGTTGGATCACAATCGTTTTTTTGACGGTACACAAACTGACAATCAAAACGGGTCATACTACGGTCGTGAATACCAACACCATGACGGTTTAGTGGATATTGTAAATGGCGCTACTAACGTTACCCTTTCATATAATGCACTGCAAAATCATGATAAATCAATGAATATTGGTAATAGTGATAGTAAAACCACTGATGCAGGTAAGCTACGTGTAACAATGCATCATAATCGCTTTGACAATTTAGTTCAGCGCCAACCGCGTGTCCGGTTTGGACAAGTTCACATGTATAATAACTACTATTCAGCAACCAACACGTCGATTTACAAATTCATGTACGCTTTTGGTGTTGGTAAACAGTCTCAAATTTATGCACAAAATAATATTTTTGATATACCAAACCTCGCAACTAAAAACATTGCAAAAGTATTTGGCGGATCCAATTTCACGGATAGTGGCACTTTGTTGAATGGTCAAAAGGTAACCGGCATAGCAACAAGCAATAAACTAAGCCCTGCATCTTGGACACCACAATACAAAAACATGTTGCAAGACCCTGCCGCTGCTAAAACGGCAGTCATAAGTAGCGCCGGCCCAACGTTAAAATAA
- a CDS encoding APC family permease, which produces MDTHHNKKIGLFQLIMLGLGSLIGSGWLFGAWEASKIAGPASIISWVIGGIIIGTIAYNYIELGTMFPQSGGMSKYAQYTHGSLLGFIASWANWISLITLIPIESVAAVQYMSSWPWSWANWTNHFISNGSITTTGLLVVFAFIVIFTLLNYWSVALLTNFTSIISIFKIGVPVLTIIMLTLSGFHPENYGTNLHEFMPYGTAPIFAATTVSGIIFSFNAFQTVINMGSEIENSKRNIGRGIAYSLIISGILYILLQSTFITSLSPTMLAKNGWHGVNFASPFADLAILLGIHWLSVLLYMDAFISPFGTGVSFVASSSRTLAAMVSNNHIPKFVGKINQRYGTPRIAMVVNAILSMLMVSIFRSWGTLASVISTSTLIAYLTGPVTAVSLREMAPEFTRPFRGKLLKYMAPLSFVLASLATYWAMWPTTVEVILVILLGLPFYFYYEWRNGFNKTKRAFQGSFWMIGYLIFISVMSYIGSKEFNGQNWIHYPFDFIFIIGGSLLFFYWGTVSSVMTKYFKQAQRVNAKVKK; this is translated from the coding sequence ATGGACACACATCATAATAAAAAGATCGGTCTGTTTCAGCTCATCATGCTAGGTCTAGGATCACTTATCGGATCTGGTTGGCTATTTGGCGCTTGGGAAGCTTCAAAAATTGCCGGCCCGGCATCAATCATTTCTTGGGTAATTGGCGGGATCATCATTGGTACAATTGCTTACAATTATATTGAACTCGGAACAATGTTCCCACAATCAGGTGGGATGAGTAAATATGCGCAATATACGCACGGCTCGCTGCTTGGGTTTATTGCCTCTTGGGCCAATTGGATATCATTAATTACATTAATTCCTATCGAATCGGTTGCAGCTGTGCAATACATGAGTTCATGGCCTTGGTCATGGGCCAATTGGACAAATCACTTTATCTCAAATGGCTCAATTACCACAACTGGTTTACTCGTTGTATTTGCCTTTATTGTTATTTTTACACTACTCAATTACTGGTCTGTCGCACTACTCACTAACTTTACAAGCATCATTTCCATTTTCAAAATTGGTGTGCCTGTGTTGACGATTATCATGCTGACATTATCAGGATTTCACCCAGAAAATTATGGGACTAACCTGCACGAATTTATGCCATACGGCACGGCTCCCATTTTTGCCGCAACAACTGTATCAGGTATTATCTTTTCATTTAACGCCTTCCAAACAGTGATTAATATGGGTAGCGAAATTGAAAATTCTAAACGAAATATTGGACGTGGTATCGCCTACTCATTGATTATTAGCGGCATTTTATACATTTTATTGCAAAGTACTTTCATCACATCACTTAGTCCAACTATGCTTGCTAAGAATGGGTGGCATGGTGTTAATTTTGCTTCTCCTTTTGCTGATCTAGCTATCTTATTGGGTATTCATTGGTTATCAGTGTTACTCTACATGGACGCTTTCATCTCACCATTTGGTACTGGCGTATCGTTTGTCGCGTCTTCGAGTCGAACTTTGGCCGCAATGGTTTCAAACAATCATATCCCAAAATTCGTAGGTAAAATCAATCAACGTTACGGGACACCACGTATTGCTATGGTTGTCAATGCCATTTTAAGTATGCTCATGGTATCTATTTTTAGATCTTGGGGAACACTTGCCAGCGTTATTTCAACATCAACGCTAATTGCATATCTCACAGGGCCAGTAACCGCTGTTTCATTGCGCGAAATGGCACCAGAATTTACACGCCCCTTCCGCGGTAAGTTACTGAAATATATGGCGCCTTTATCTTTTGTACTCGCATCTCTGGCTACTTATTGGGCAATGTGGCCAACAACCGTAGAAGTTATCCTAGTCATTCTATTAGGCTTACCCTTTTATTTTTACTACGAATGGCGTAACGGCTTTAACAAAACGAAACGCGCTTTTCAAGGTAGTTTTTGGATGATTGGGTACTTAATTTTTATTTCCGTCATGTCCTATATCGGATCCAAAGAGTTTAATGGCCAAAATTGGATTCACTATCCGTTTGACTTTATTTTTATCATTGGTGGTTCCCTTCTCTTTTTCTACTGGGGAACGGTTAGTTCGGTCATGACGAAATATTTCAAACAAGCACAACGCGTTAACGCAAAAGTTAAAAAATGA
- a CDS encoding MurR/RpiR family transcriptional regulator, giving the protein MDFSLSLKQHYDDLTYSERDVVSYLYNNISESHKMGIMDVAAATLVSKSTVFRLSQKLGYSGFSEMKKSLQTLDVQQQNTSRHANWIEEIRDEEDNFLRYLETVNFDVLTTIVNQSRKIYLYATGTTQQSYLQIFYSQLLLLNLPVNLIFGQSSLEAVLPVIHSNDVIIVVSYGGETDHIKKPLRLIAASGAVIISITSFGKNFLVKHAQYSLFYEGTTLNNYDVSMIQLAQILDFFVRKLQVN; this is encoded by the coding sequence ATGGACTTTTCTTTATCACTTAAACAACATTATGATGATTTGACATATAGTGAGCGCGATGTTGTTTCATATTTATATAACAATATTTCTGAGAGTCACAAAATGGGCATTATGGATGTCGCTGCAGCCACACTCGTATCAAAGTCTACAGTATTTCGCCTAAGTCAGAAATTAGGTTATTCAGGTTTTTCTGAAATGAAAAAATCCCTTCAGACGCTAGACGTTCAACAGCAAAACACAAGTCGTCATGCCAATTGGATAGAAGAGATACGTGATGAAGAAGACAATTTTTTAAGGTATTTGGAAACAGTAAACTTTGACGTACTAACAACTATCGTTAATCAATCTCGAAAAATTTATCTTTATGCAACTGGTACGACTCAGCAATCTTATTTACAAATATTTTATAGTCAGCTCCTATTATTAAATTTACCTGTTAACCTAATTTTTGGACAATCGAGCCTCGAAGCAGTTTTACCAGTGATCCATTCAAATGACGTCATTATTGTTGTTTCTTACGGCGGTGAGACTGATCACATCAAAAAACCGTTGAGATTAATTGCTGCTTCCGGTGCTGTCATTATTTCTATTACAAGTTTTGGCAAAAATTTTCTCGTCAAACATGCCCAGTATTCTCTGTTTTATGAAGGGACTACCTTAAATAATTATGATGTGTCAATGATACAATTGGCACAAATACTTGATTTTTTTGTTCGCAAGTTACAAGTTAATTGA
- a CDS encoding peptide cleavage/export ABC transporter — protein sequence MKRFDYISQLEEKDCGVSALAMILKQYGSDVSLASIRERCQTSLTGTTALGLVKAAESFNMDVRPIKADLTLFDMKDLPLPFIAHVEKNGQYLHYYVVYHVTKNKIMIADPDPTVGKTTMTLQDFSNEWTGVALFMSPSPEYKPVKENKSSIQSFLPIIGRQKPLIVNIIAASLLITLISIAGSYYMQLVIDAYVPNGQANTLTIVSLGLIATYILQQVLGFTRTYLLTVMGQRLSIEVILSYIRHLFELPVNFFATRRTGEIVTRFNDANAIIDAMANTILSLFLDLGITIIVGSVLAVQNIQLFLLSLISFPVYFLIVYTFMKPFEHLNQEQMASNATLSSSIIEDINGIETIKSLTSEKSSYQKIDREFVDYLKKSFAHQKSEAIQNSIKQATQLIINVLVLWFGAKLVISNQLSVGQLVTYNALLGYFTEPFQNIINLQTKIQTATVANRRLNEVYLVDSEFKANESQELQKDNSYDLKIDKVSYQYGYQKPILIDFSLKIAFGEKIALVGVSGSGKSTLAKLLVNFMSPSSGNIQIGSQDITHVHRQNLRRHVTYLPQNPYIFTGSILDNLTLGAPDGTTQEDILNAVTLADIKNDIESMPQNYQTEISEDGGMSGGQKQRIALARALLSQSPILILDESTSNLDVLTEKKIIDNLLTIKNKTIIFIAHRLTIAEKAQRVILLELGAIAEDGTHNELLTHHAQYYHLVNR from the coding sequence ATGAAGAGATTTGATTATATATCACAACTAGAAGAAAAAGATTGTGGTGTATCTGCACTTGCGATGATTTTAAAACAATACGGTTCTGATGTTTCCTTAGCAAGTATCCGTGAACGTTGTCAAACATCACTGACAGGAACCACGGCACTCGGTTTAGTGAAAGCTGCCGAATCATTTAACATGGATGTTCGACCTATTAAAGCCGACCTGACATTATTTGATATGAAAGATTTACCATTACCATTTATCGCTCATGTTGAGAAAAACGGACAATATTTGCATTATTATGTTGTGTATCATGTTACTAAAAATAAAATCATGATTGCGGATCCAGACCCAACAGTTGGTAAAACAACTATGACGCTGCAGGATTTTTCTAACGAGTGGACCGGTGTCGCATTATTCATGTCCCCATCCCCAGAATACAAACCAGTTAAAGAAAATAAAAGCAGCATTCAATCATTTTTACCCATTATTGGTCGACAAAAACCACTGATTGTTAATATTATTGCGGCGTCTTTATTAATCACATTAATTAGCATTGCTGGTTCATACTACATGCAACTTGTTATCGACGCTTATGTCCCCAACGGCCAAGCTAATACCTTAACTATTGTTTCATTAGGGTTGATTGCCACCTACATCCTACAACAAGTACTGGGTTTTACTCGAACCTACTTATTAACAGTTATGGGGCAACGTCTATCTATTGAAGTCATATTGTCTTATATTCGGCATTTGTTTGAATTACCAGTTAATTTCTTCGCCACACGACGAACTGGTGAAATCGTGACACGTTTTAATGATGCTAATGCTATCATTGATGCAATGGCTAACACGATTCTTTCTTTATTCTTAGACTTAGGCATTACTATTATCGTCGGTAGTGTCTTGGCTGTGCAAAACATACAACTGTTCCTACTCTCTTTAATTTCATTTCCAGTATATTTTTTAATTGTTTACACCTTTATGAAACCCTTTGAACACCTCAATCAAGAACAAATGGCGAGTAACGCAACGTTAAGCTCATCGATTATTGAAGATATTAATGGTATAGAAACAATCAAATCACTCACAAGTGAAAAGTCTAGTTATCAAAAAATTGATCGAGAATTTGTCGATTACTTAAAGAAATCATTTGCACATCAAAAAAGTGAAGCGATTCAAAATAGCATTAAACAAGCGACTCAACTGATTATTAATGTGCTCGTCCTATGGTTTGGTGCTAAACTAGTTATTTCTAATCAACTTAGTGTGGGTCAATTAGTCACGTATAATGCCTTATTAGGTTATTTTACCGAACCGTTTCAAAATATCATTAACTTACAAACCAAAATACAAACAGCAACTGTTGCAAATCGGCGATTGAATGAAGTGTACTTAGTGGATTCAGAATTTAAAGCGAACGAATCACAAGAATTACAAAAAGATAATTCATATGACCTCAAAATAGACAAAGTCAGCTATCAATATGGTTATCAGAAACCTATTCTAATAGACTTTTCTCTTAAAATAGCTTTTGGTGAAAAAATAGCCCTTGTAGGTGTTAGTGGATCAGGAAAATCAACACTTGCCAAACTGTTAGTTAACTTCATGTCACCATCTAGCGGAAACATTCAAATTGGTTCCCAAGACATTACTCACGTTCATCGTCAAAATCTCAGGCGACATGTGACCTATTTACCCCAAAATCCTTATATATTTACTGGCAGCATCTTGGATAATCTCACGCTTGGTGCCCCTGACGGTACAACACAAGAAGATATTTTAAATGCTGTGACATTAGCGGATATCAAAAACGATATTGAAAGTATGCCTCAGAACTATCAAACTGAAATTTCAGAAGATGGCGGCATGTCTGGTGGTCAAAAGCAACGCATTGCTTTAGCTCGTGCGCTTTTAAGTCAATCCCCTATTCTCATTTTGGATGAATCAACTAGTAATCTCGACGTATTGACTGAGAAAAAAATAATCGATAACTTACTCACTATTAAAAATAAGACAATTATATTCATCGCTCACCGACTGACTATTGCTGAAAAAGCACAACGCGTTATTTTACTTGAATTAGGTGCTATTGCTGAAGATGGTACTCACAACGAGCTGCTTACCCATCACGCACAATATTATCATTTAGTTAATCGCTAA
- a CDS encoding ArsR/SmtB family transcription factor, which yields METNNDARYQNEMERIFKLLSNPTRLNILVLLENKQLSVNDIVQQLQITQPQVSHQLAILKEHQLVSSEKVGKKSLYQLNDPHILNVIDSTKQHVAHVVVGKQHGEL from the coding sequence ATGGAAACAAATAACGATGCACGGTATCAAAATGAAATGGAACGTATTTTTAAATTATTGAGTAATCCAACGCGGTTGAATATTTTAGTGTTACTTGAAAATAAGCAACTAAGTGTTAATGACATTGTGCAGCAACTTCAAATTACACAACCACAAGTGTCTCATCAATTAGCTATTTTAAAAGAGCATCAATTAGTGAGTTCAGAAAAAGTAGGCAAAAAAAGTTTATACCAATTAAACGACCCACATATTTTGAATGTGATTGATTCTACCAAACAACATGTGGCACATGTTGTTGTTGGGAAGCAACATGGGGAATTGTAA
- a CDS encoding bacteriocin secretion accessory protein: protein MFNEKLLESSEFYSKRYQNFTTLIIFPTLILLLLLIGLAFFTHKEVVVKSTGEINPDKILATIQSTSNNAVIKNNLISKNSVRHGDMLIQYQNSETDTTLKLENANLQNLRAREKALLTYKNSLSEDKNLFSEIDAYGYSDAFQNYLSQSHMLANDYQQQLDGQNRATQQKDILTSSLNKKENNLNHYQSLLLAIQNNTNLSPENNYYRMFSEYRNQTATLNTEESANIKRNTINTLKEQIDQLEDAIANYKTQYTTLPSENALSPNILPDKLSDLKSQQLSTVAKDLSAVTQEIKQIKIQHQATQDSYNNAIVSPETGTVKLLVDKTKTRYMPQGTNIAQIYPNLAEKPKLKVTFYINTSEITNISKGQLVRYMLSQNNNTKSTLIGHISQIAAHPVTTKQGHFYQVDATLNLKNNDYSTVHYGQEGTVSVITGKSTWFVYLKNKLIS from the coding sequence ATGTTCAATGAAAAACTCCTAGAAAGCTCGGAATTTTACAGTAAACGTTATCAAAACTTTACAACACTAATTATCTTTCCAACGCTGATCCTATTATTGCTCTTAATCGGTTTAGCTTTTTTTACGCATAAAGAAGTCGTAGTCAAAAGTACTGGTGAAATTAATCCGGATAAAATATTGGCTACCATACAATCTACAAGCAACAATGCAGTCATCAAAAACAACTTAATATCAAAGAACTCTGTGCGTCATGGTGATATGCTAATTCAATATCAAAACAGCGAAACCGATACCACTTTAAAGCTCGAAAATGCTAACCTTCAAAACCTACGGGCACGCGAAAAAGCATTATTAACCTATAAAAATAGTCTAAGCGAAGACAAAAACCTTTTCTCTGAGATAGATGCCTATGGCTATTCCGACGCCTTTCAAAATTATCTTTCTCAATCTCATATGCTAGCTAATGATTATCAGCAACAATTAGATGGTCAAAATCGTGCTACCCAACAAAAAGATATTCTCACAAGTTCATTGAACAAGAAAGAAAATAATCTCAATCATTACCAGTCATTATTACTTGCTATCCAAAATAACACGAATTTGTCACCAGAAAATAATTATTATCGTATGTTTTCTGAGTATAGAAATCAAACAGCAACGCTCAATACTGAAGAATCTGCTAACATCAAACGCAATACTATCAATACGTTGAAAGAACAAATAGACCAGTTAGAAGATGCTATAGCGAATTATAAAACACAATATACCACTTTACCCTCTGAAAACGCATTATCACCCAATATATTACCAGATAAGTTATCTGATCTAAAATCACAGCAGTTGAGCACTGTTGCCAAAGATCTCAGTGCTGTAACACAGGAAATCAAACAAATAAAAATTCAGCATCAAGCTACCCAAGATAGTTATAACAATGCTATTGTTTCCCCAGAAACAGGTACGGTGAAACTACTAGTTGATAAGACAAAAACGCGTTATATGCCACAAGGTACAAATATTGCACAAATTTACCCCAATTTAGCTGAGAAACCCAAATTGAAAGTAACTTTTTATATTAACACATCGGAAATTACAAACATATCTAAGGGACAATTAGTTCGCTACATGTTATCACAAAACAACAACACAAAATCAACATTAATTGGGCATATCTCCCAAATTGCCGCCCATCCTGTGACAACTAAACAAGGTCATTTTTACCAAGTCGATGCAACACTAAATTTGAAAAATAACGACTATTCAACTGTGCATTATGGTCAAGAAGGTACTGTTAGCGTTATTACGGGCAAAAGTACCTGGTTTGTTTACCTCAAAAATAAACTGATCAGCTGA
- a CDS encoding TIM-barrel domain-containing protein, which yields MSNIVQGENYRFTIITDKLIRMEYSKDNHFEDRKTQFAQNRDFGEVNYQTFDNRNGQLLEIETDYLHLYYAGGEFDASNLFIDVKYQYTLHDAKWYYGEPVHNLGGTAKTLDLTDGRMPLQDGIMSDWGFSFIDDVDSFVIDINNDFVLRHQQEADGYFFAYGRDYKTALQDFYHLSGKTPILPRYALSNWWSRYYKYSQQEYIELMDKFEDNHIPIAVSVIDMDWHRYDDFPKRFGSGWTGYSWNKKLFPNPQQFLKALKSRGKKITLNLHPAGGIRAFEDAYPAVAKRLNLDTTKEEPAVFDFDNSQFRESYFKDVHNPMEDEGVDFWWIDWQQGTSRAKNKVEPLWSLNHYHYLNHANRHDGDGIILSRYAGPGSHRYPIGFSGDTFITWSALKFQPEFTSTASNIGYTWWSHDIGGHMKGAYDPVLSLRWLQLGVFSPINRLHSSDNPFSGKEPWRYPLNVQTYMTEFLQLRAKLLPYLDSANILTHTEGKPLVEPLYYEHPNNEEAYTFKNQYYFGSELMVAPITDPQDADTQLGFVDVWLPEGEWMDIFTEMVYQGNSHADEEKLLPSTIMEGQFINGEAQVRVGRPINQMPVFAKLGAIVPMTPDYMANPETLPETIDVHVYGNKKNSYTLFEHQGQKIASIVLNITNGELTTTKKDPEGILPSKRSYNLIKHGFHTESQKDRALNDLVNKLQFAQISYEIKREVLKKAEKAVENPIKMAEFAQTLQNKSLQAMILEFVYLLQ from the coding sequence ATGTCAAACATTGTCCAAGGTGAGAATTACCGGTTCACTATTATAACTGATAAACTCATTCGCATGGAATATTCAAAAGATAATCATTTTGAGGATCGTAAAACGCAATTTGCTCAAAATCGTGATTTTGGAGAAGTGAATTATCAGACTTTTGATAATCGCAATGGTCAGTTACTAGAAATTGAAACTGACTATCTCCACCTTTATTATGCTGGTGGTGAATTTGATGCATCAAATCTATTTATCGATGTTAAGTATCAGTATACATTACATGATGCCAAATGGTATTATGGTGAACCAGTCCATAATCTTGGTGGTACAGCCAAAACGCTTGATCTTACTGATGGTCGTATGCCACTTCAGGATGGTATTATGTCTGATTGGGGTTTCTCATTTATTGATGATGTTGATTCGTTTGTCATTGATATCAATAATGATTTCGTGTTACGTCATCAACAAGAGGCCGATGGTTACTTTTTTGCTTATGGTAGAGACTATAAAACAGCATTACAAGATTTCTATCACTTGAGCGGAAAAACACCAATATTACCACGTTATGCCTTAAGTAATTGGTGGAGTCGTTATTATAAGTACAGTCAACAGGAATATATAGAATTGATGGACAAATTCGAAGATAATCATATTCCAATCGCTGTATCCGTAATCGATATGGATTGGCATCGTTATGATGATTTTCCTAAACGTTTTGGATCTGGATGGACTGGTTATTCATGGAATAAGAAGCTTTTCCCCAATCCTCAACAATTTTTAAAAGCGTTAAAGTCTCGTGGTAAAAAAATCACATTAAACTTACATCCGGCGGGTGGCATACGTGCCTTTGAAGACGCGTATCCGGCAGTTGCTAAACGACTGAATCTTGATACAACAAAGGAAGAACCAGCTGTTTTTGATTTTGATAATTCTCAGTTTAGAGAATCATACTTTAAAGATGTTCATAATCCAATGGAAGACGAAGGTGTTGATTTTTGGTGGATTGATTGGCAACAAGGAACAAGTCGGGCCAAAAATAAAGTCGAGCCCTTATGGTCTTTGAATCACTACCACTATTTAAATCATGCCAATAGACATGATGGTGATGGCATCATTCTTTCAAGATATGCTGGACCTGGGTCTCATCGTTACCCTATCGGTTTTTCTGGAGATACTTTTATCACCTGGTCTGCTTTAAAATTCCAACCAGAATTTACAAGCACTGCCTCTAACATTGGTTACACTTGGTGGAGCCATGATATAGGTGGCCACATGAAAGGTGCTTACGATCCAGTCCTATCCTTAAGATGGCTACAATTAGGTGTTTTCAGTCCAATAAACAGACTACATTCATCTGATAATCCTTTTTCCGGTAAGGAGCCTTGGCGTTACCCATTAAATGTTCAAACATATATGACAGAATTTTTGCAATTACGCGCTAAATTATTGCCATACTTAGATTCCGCAAATATTTTGACACACACCGAAGGGAAACCACTAGTAGAACCTCTTTATTATGAGCATCCTAATAATGAAGAAGCATATACATTTAAAAATCAATATTATTTTGGATCGGAATTAATGGTTGCCCCTATTACTGACCCACAAGATGCTGATACACAGTTGGGATTTGTGGATGTTTGGTTGCCAGAAGGCGAATGGATGGATATTTTTACAGAAATGGTCTATCAGGGCAACTCACATGCAGATGAAGAAAAGTTATTGCCATCAACAATTATGGAAGGACAATTTATTAATGGGGAGGCTCAGGTTCGTGTTGGTCGGCCAATTAACCAAATGCCAGTTTTCGCTAAATTAGGGGCAATCGTACCAATGACGCCTGATTACATGGCTAACCCCGAAACACTTCCTGAAACAATTGATGTTCATGTTTATGGCAATAAAAAAAATTCTTATACACTATTTGAACATCAAGGGCAAAAGATTGCTTCAATAGTGTTAAACATAACAAATGGTGAACTAACAACGACTAAAAAAGATCCAGAAGGTATTCTACCTTCTAAAAGATCTTACAATTTGATAAAACATGGTTTTCACACAGAATCTCAAAAAGATCGCGCTTTAAATGATTTAGTTAATAAGTTACAATTTGCCCAGATATCTTATGAAATTAAACGTGAAGTATTAAAAAAGGCTGAAAAAGCGGTTGAAAACCCAATTAAGATGGCCGAGTTTGCTCAAACTTTACAAAATAAAAGCCTTCAGGCTATGATTTTAGAATTTGTTTATTTGTTACAATAG